The following proteins are co-located in the Polymorphospora rubra genome:
- a CDS encoding response regulator, whose translation MTAPVAADPIRVALADDHALFREGIRELLSTDDGFVVVGEAATGDQAVAVAVQHRPDVLLLDVEMPGPGAAAVIRQVHLSRPQTRVIVLTMHDDDSLMREVFDSGAAAYLTKAILLDELLAAARSVCRDAQTVLLSVSRRTLGRFGGQPAGGRVAPGAAGPAGDRSPTAREREILRLVAAGMSNAAIAGRLGVTQATVKRHLTNIYAKLDARSRVDAVRRAVAAGIIVADGESGH comes from the coding sequence GTGACCGCGCCGGTCGCCGCGGACCCCATCCGCGTCGCGCTCGCCGACGACCACGCCCTCTTCCGCGAGGGGATCCGCGAACTGCTCTCCACCGACGACGGGTTCGTCGTCGTCGGCGAGGCCGCCACCGGCGACCAGGCCGTCGCGGTCGCCGTGCAGCACCGGCCGGACGTCCTGCTGCTCGACGTCGAGATGCCCGGCCCCGGAGCCGCCGCCGTCATCCGGCAGGTACACCTGTCCCGTCCGCAGACCAGGGTCATCGTGCTCACCATGCACGACGACGACAGCCTGATGCGCGAGGTCTTCGACAGCGGCGCAGCCGCCTACCTGACCAAGGCGATCCTGCTCGACGAGTTGCTGGCCGCCGCGCGGTCGGTGTGCCGTGACGCGCAGACGGTGCTGCTGTCGGTCTCCCGACGGACGCTGGGACGGTTCGGTGGCCAGCCGGCGGGCGGACGGGTCGCGCCGGGTGCCGCCGGGCCGGCCGGAGACCGCTCGCCGACCGCCCGCGAACGCGAGATCCTCCGGCTGGTCGCCGCCGGGATGAGCAACGCCGCGATCGCCGGGCGGCTGGGGGTCACCCAGGCGACCGTCAAACGGCATCTGACGAACATCTACGCCAAGCTCGACGCGCGGTCGCGGGTGGACGCGGTCCGACGGGCGGTGGCCGCCGGAATCATCGTCGCCGATGGCGAGTCAGGTCACTGA